The genomic stretch TTACTATTGCCGGTATCCACGGCACCATTAATAAGGTGAATGAAGATGGTACCCTCATGCTGGAAACCAGCCCCGGCAGCTATATGAAGATCGAAAAGAGCGCCATCTCCATGGAGTGGACCAACAATATCAACAAGGCCGCTGCCCCTGCCAAGTAAATGTATTACCGGTATCCCCCGGGATCACCGGACAAAGGCC from Candidatus Pseudobacter hemicellulosilyticus encodes the following:
- the yajC gene encoding preprotein translocase subunit YajC, translated to MQLILLGGMILVFWLFMIRPQAKKAKLAKQFQEGMQKGEKIVTIAGIHGTINKVNEDGTLMLETSPGSYMKIEKSAISMEWTNNINKAAAPAK